The DNA window CCGGTGACCGAGCCAAAGAACATTGCGGCGTTCTACATTGCTTCTGCCGCGGTTGGCTACGGTGGAATGCAACTTGCGGGGCGACTCGGGTATGCCGAACTACAATCGTTGGGGCGAATTATCCCAGAGATTGCACCAACGCCGGGGCACCTTGGCGCGGTAAGCCGGACTGCTGCGCAAGGGGGAAGGAAAGCTGTTGAGAAGTTTCTGCGCGGGCAACTCAAGGCACTTGCAGAACATGAGGAAAAGCTTGTTCGCTATCGCGCCGAAGGTGGTTACACCAGTCAGGTAGAGGGGACAATCAGAAATGTCAAGGGCCTTATCAAGGCTGCGACTGATTGGTTGTCCAAGAATCCATGAGCGTATTCAAGGGAAACGAAATCCTGACCTCGGTTGAACGCGTCAAGCAGCTGGCTGCGCTTCTCGCAGAGTCCCCGGACGTGACGCGGTTTGATGCTGGCGAGCATAAAGAGGCCTGGGCGTTGGCAGATTCTCTTGCCGAATTGGAGAAGCTGATGCGTGAATTCCTTGCATCAGATCTACCGCGGCTGGCTGGAGGTGGACTCCCTTCTAACCAGGTCTCTGGCGCACTTCTGGACATTGGCGAAGTCTTCCGAAGAGTTCTGTACCACATGATTGAGCAGCCAAAATACTATCGGTACCTTGTGCCTGCGGAGATGTTGGGCGGAGATTCAGTTGATGGTGGATCAGGCGATACGGACAGTCGGCAGTCATCGGAGTAGGGTTTATACGGAGTAACCACTTCGAATCAACAGGTTCGCGGGAATCGGCGTGAAGAGGCCTCTTGCAGAAGCAACAGGTTACCGGCGCGTATAACCTTGCGGCGAAGCGGGAAGCCGTGGGAATCGCGCAAGCCACACGCGGACAACAGGTTACCGTCCGGTAACCGAGCATAACCAAAAGTTCCCGGAAGCCGCTTTCAGCGGCTGAAAAATCCGGAGAGACGTCAGCCCGAGCGTGGCGCTTCTGGCATACGGATAGTCTCCGTATGCCAGAGGCTTGGGACCCGTATGCCCAAGTGGTTGAGTCCGTGCGGGATAACCTCGAAAATACCCATGGGGCTCCGTAGGCTCCTTTATGTTCCACTACCGGCGGGATGGAACTGAGGCTGTGGGGATGTGGATAACATCCACATGGAGGCGGCGCGAGACCCACATTGGCAAGTGCTTGCAAGGCCGAGCGATAGCCCCGGAAAACGCCGACGGCATGTAGGAGTCTCTTTATGTTCCACTACCAGAGCTGTTGGCTGTCGGAAAGCCATGGGAAGGCGGCCGCTTAGAAGCTCTTGGAATTTTCTAGAACTTCCTGGAATGCTGGCCGGGGCGTTGGAACTCTTGAGAACAACTTGACTCTCCCTGCAGCTTAAAAGGAGGCATACACCGATAACGAGGATAACGCTCTTCCGCATGACTAATTCTTATTCGACAGTATATTTTTGATCTCTTTGTATATCTCCAAGAATATCTTCTTCTGAGCAATTGAGCCATGATTCGCACCAAAAGACAATCGACTCCCCGAAGTCAAGGGCGGAGACGGCTCCCCGACTAATGCGTAGAGAAACTCAGAGGCACCAGGAAAGCCAGAAGCAGAACGAGTCAAAGCGATATCATTGTCCTCAAAAAGTTTTGTTTGGTAAGTGATCACTTTAAGTTTTGAGTACGTCGCCATGTATCCAGAGTCATCAATAGTCTTACACTCATAGTCTTCAAGAGTTATATGCTTCACGCGGTTTAGAGCTCATCTCATAAACAGCGAAGAATGATCATAGAGCAGGCAAGGTGAAGCATACCTGTGAAGTTATCGAGAGAGTATTCGTAGCGAGTGACGAGGCGGCGGAAGTTCTGAAGCCAGGCAAAGAGCCGTTCGACTTTCCAGCGGCGTCGATAGCAACGAAGAGACCGGCCATCCTGCGTACGATTCTTGCAAGTGCGCCGGTGTGGCGCAATCATCTCGACTCCGGTTTCGGCAAGCTCGTGATCCAGTTTTTCAGAGTCATAAGCTTTGTCACCAATCAGCCGTTGTATGGGTTCAGCGACGAAGATTTCGGCCAGAGTTTTCTGGACCAAAATCACTTCATGTGGAGTAGCACTTTCCGTGCAAACGGCGATAGGAAGACCGTTGCTGTCTGCCACTGCCATGATCTTGGTCCCCTTGCCCCGCTTGGTTTTTCCGACTCCAGGCCCCTTTTTTAGCGGAAGCAAAGCTTCCGTCGATGAAGGCCTCCCGGACATCGAATCCACCTCGAGTGCGAAGGTCTTCGGCTAACGCTTCCAGTATGCCTCTCATCACCCCAGACTTGACCCATTGCTGGAATCTGCGGTGGCAGGTCTGGTAAGGTGGATACCTCTCGGGCAGATCGGCCCAGGCTGCTCCGGTGCGCAAGATATAGAGAATCCCACCCAGTACTTCCCGTCGAGCACGCCACGGCCGGCCAAGGCCATCCTTGCGACGGGGAGGCTCCGGTATCAATGG is part of the Bryobacter aggregatus MPL3 genome and encodes:
- a CDS encoding IS5 family transposase (programmed frameshift), with translation MNSARELSDAQWAILDPLIPEPPRRKDGLGRPWRARREVLGGILYILRTGAAWADLPERYPPYQTCHRRFQQWVKSGVMRGILEALAEDLRTRGGFDVREAFIDGSFASAKKGAWSRGKTKRGKGTKIMAVADSNGLPIAVCTESATPHEVILVQKTLAEIFVAEPIQRLIGDKAYDSEKLDHELAETGVEMIAPHRRTCKNRTQDGRSLRCYRRRWKVERLFAWLQNFRRLVTRYEYSLDNFTGMLHLACSMIILRCL